The Sander vitreus isolate 19-12246 chromosome 10, sanVit1, whole genome shotgun sequence genome contains the following window.
GCATCAGTAAAACAAACGTGAAAGAATTTGGATTtatcaacattaaaaaaaaagggacaataTCAAGATGAGCAAAATTATTATTGAAGAGGATTTTCGTTTCGTTTTGCTCTGCTAGAAGACCACTTGTGTTTGTACTATCTAAATGTATCTGCAGAAGCATCATTTCAGCGTTACGAACGTGTTTCTCTAACGTAGAGGCGATAATGAGGCTGCTGACCAGCAGAGAAACATTGGCTCACAATTGATTTGTACTATTTCCTGCAGCTGGCTGGAAATAAAGGGTCGTGACCTGTGATATTTTTACTCTGGCGGGTGGATTCACAGCCACTCACTGTTATCATGGTGTTTCTCTATTTCGGGCTCTTTATAAGCCCTGTTATCCCACACCAGTCGCGGGTCTACCGACCTCTTTACTGTGTCAGCAGTTTGTCAGATTATCTGTGGTTATTTATCCAAAGATTCAGGGTTTTATGGACACAACGTTCCCTTCAAACACCGCAGAATGCTAACTGTTACCAAAATAAACTCCTCCTGTTGGATACAAGCGCTAAAATTCTCACTTTTCTGTCGTTTTTAGTCAGAAGAAAGAGATGTAACATgtagaggaagaaaggaagaacgctgtcattatgttttattattaattatattaataagTAGCCTATATGATTGTTGAATACAATCAGTGAAATGTATGAAGCTAGattcaagtaaagtaaaagtaaatctttcctttttattttgtttttgttacagTTACAATGACTTGGTTCATATgcttttttctttgtcacatTTATATGATAGCTTTCAATTGCTCATTGAACTTTGTCCAATTAATCAAAGATTCATTTTTAAAGATTCAATTTCACAGTttgatttgaaatgtattttgggtCTGTAAGTAATTACACAAGTAGGCACAACAAAAAGATTACCCCATACATAACATTACACTGGAAAACAGTACAAAAtagtaaaccaaaataaaagatAGAATACAAAACCTAATAACAAAACGTAAAataattttactttttctgaccCTTTGCTTGCATGCACATTCCCCTCGTGTCTTATTGTCTTTcccttttattttaaattactttCGGATACGTTCAGGTAGTCCTGCAACAGGTGGAATTGATCGCACTGGGAGCCACCCTGGCTCTAAAATCAACATTTAACGACTTGTTCAAACAGTGAAATCATTTACAAATGAGAGCCCATATGGTCACGTTTCCCATCAGGCCCTCAGGGTGAACTTTGGATCACCCTGATAGGATTTACCTTTCTTATCATTGAATGCGACCTGGACGATCGGCAGCAGTGTTAGCTGTACGTACGGGACGTTTTCCACCCTATCCCACAAAACTGTATattatgtttgtctgtctgtctgtcataaACTGACAGCTTGTTATCAGCAGAATCACCATGTGCTGTATCGCCAGGCAAGGATAACAATCATCCTCTGTGTGTTAGAAACAATTTCCACATGTCTCTCTAGTGTGAGACAACACTTTATAGTTGTATAAGTTTTTAGGAGGTCTAAAGTTGTCCCTCCTTCAAATACCTAAAATTGGGACACATGGTGGTTAGCCAAAGCATCAGATGATTTCATTTTGGTGATCATCTAAGCTGcctaaaatatttatttctgtgttcACATGCTTGTGGATTGTCCGACATCTGCCACCTTTTCTGCTGCTAAACCGTTTAGTATTTTGTGTCGTTTCACTGAAAATCAAACATAGAAAACCAGTGATAATTATACATAAACTGTTGCATGTTTTGCTCTGGTTTGAACTGGTGCGATCACACGCTTACAGTTCATTTTGTTTGGTCTTCCGTTTTGTAAAAAGTTAAATGTCATATATTTATAGTGAGATTTCGTAAACCTCTCAATTGATGATTGTTAGACCCTTTTAGATCATTTTGGCAAAGTTTTCAGGGATTTATTACGCTTTTAGACTCTGATGGATTTAAATGTAGGGAGATtattcggttacactttacttgaaggtatctacataagagtgacatgacactgtcatgacactgtcatgacacatgaaccctaaccctaaccctaacttgtcatgacaaaaaccaaatgacacttaatgacggaagcgttatgtcataaacgtttatgacttgtttataatgtttatgacacgttcatgacagtgtcatgtcactcttatgtagataccttcaagtaaagtgtaaccgattATTTTTATGCCAGGGCGTTTGTTTTAAATAAGACCAATAGGAGAGTTAAATTAATGTTATTAACAATTCATTAAATTGTTGATGCCTATAATCATATTCTTATCCATTAGCATGCTTTTCCAAGTACCAGCAGTCCTTCAAAGTTCAACATAGTGTCCTGCGAGCAGAGGAGTGAGTGGTAAAAGGTTCATTGAGATTTTAGATTCCACTTCCAGGCCTTATATTCTATCTTCTTTTTTGGTGTCACCCTTTATTTTGTTCTTCTCAGCTTTTCATGCCTGAGGACCTGTTGGTTATCAGATACCAGCAACATCCGTCTCCCtataaatgtttgcattttgGGGTCATTTCCTCaaactggctcagattatgttTTCATTACAAATAAACAATACCACAACTCTGTTTTTCCAATCAAACTTAAGGAGAAAACCCTGAAAGCAAACATGTTGAACGTGCCTCAAAACACCCACAAAGACCGAGCTTACATGTAAAATACGGTAGATTTTACACAACAGTGCAAATATGACTGCATTAAAGGATCAAATAAAGCTAAATATAGTTTGGACTAGCCCTAGCTTGCTGTCTGTATTACCGGTGAGAATTGTGTAAGCGAGATATTATTTGCCACCAAAATCCAGGCAAGAGGAAATCACCCAGCAAGCTTTGCAGTCGCTCATGTCGAGCTTTCAGTGAAAGTACCACATAATTATCGGTCTAATCAAAATCCAAAGATAGCATCAAAAggaactgtgtgtatgtgttgaggAGCATTATCAGGCCCGTATTTACTGTTTCTACCACGTGAAATTCAGCATGCTTGGTCAGTATGTTTCCTTTGCGGCAGACTCACCAGAACAGTCACCATTTATCTGATCAAAGTGAGCCTCAGTCCTGTAAATATTCCACTCATTACAGCACAGCACAGTGAAAATTGCATGACATTCTAGGGAGAAAAAGCATttcaagggtgtgtgtgtgtatgagagagtgaGGAGGCTTATGATTTAAAAGGAGTATCTTATCTTTGTAGTCATGCTTGGACAGGTGCCTACCATAGTATCCTCGAGTCAGACAACATGTTCAGTAACGAGTGGATAAGATTTATGAACGTACACGGAGAGATTAAGCTGAAAAAAATCACCGTaatattcctttattttttacacaaaCAATGCCTGTTGTATTTAATAACTGAGTAATTTAATGATTTATGTCTTTAGGCAACTTTTAGTTGGCGTTATGGTACATTTACCGTATAACATGTCTTAATATTCTTCATTGCTTTAGGAGTATATTTAAGATTGAGATTGAGATTGATCTTGTCTTAGTCTGGTAGCTTTGttcttatttaaaaataaaaatgattctaAATGCAATATAGGAACCATAcaggtgtatgtatgtgtagcTGTAATAGCCTGCTACAGTACAGTAAGCAAACCAATATGACTTTTATTGTCTTTTGTTgcataatatttgtgtgtgtacttatCCAGTTGTAAGTTTCTAGTGACATGTATTCTACATTAAGGCATTCATTGTATCTTATGAAGTGTTAGCATTTTCATAACTGTCTTATAATGCTTTATAGTTGGACGTTTTTGGGAAACACACTTAGGCCTACTTGATTTCTTGCCGAGTGTCAgaagagaagattgataccactctctgtTCGTATTTACGAAGTGAgagctagcttagcataaactgGAAGCAGTGGTAAAccgctagcctggctttgtccaaagtaaaaagaaaatcagccTACCAACATCTCAAAATCTCACTTATTAACACGCCTTATCTTTGGTTGTTTAACCTGTACACAAAAAGATAGGTAAAATGGCAATTTTGTGGTTTTAGAGGGACTTATGTCTTGAACTTAAGTGTAATTAACTGTTAGCTAAACCCCTCCCCCAAACAGGGCTTGTCCGACCACAGCTTAGTAAAAACGTGTTGATTAGTGAGCTTTTAGAGGCGTTGACAGATTTTTGAACTTTGGAGAAACAGACTAGCTGTCTCCCCCTTGCTTAGAATCTTTAGGCTAACTCTCAGCAAGCAAATAGCTATAGGCCTATTTTCCAAAATGGTAAACTGCTCCTTTAAATATTGGTTTATGACTTCAGTAGCCTGTTAAAATCTGTTTCACATGAattcaaattgtatttaatcTAAGTAGCAACATAAAAATAGCCTATAACACAACAAGAATTTAGAAACGGTTCAACTGTGGCGCCCCCCAGTGGCAGAACAGAAGAAACTTTCCACATAGTGGCTTTAATTTCACTGTTTTGCTTTACTTTCTGTTATGTAATaggataatataatatatttattgttaaagTATCCTTTAATATCTCTTGAACAGTACATCAGTAGCTGGTTTCCAGTAACAATACTTCACTTCATACTTCCTTGTTATAACACTGCAGACCAATCAAGTTAATTGGTTcctggttgttgttgctgtggtGATGCTATAGCCAAATATTCCCATCATTTTCCTTTTAAGGAATGTCGTTTGGGgcagttgtgttttgttttttttatgggaGGGATCTGCTGGTGGGAATGGCCTCATGACGTAGCCTCTGTTGACAGTAGTAAAAgctccacacatgcacacccaccaacacacacactgcctctACTTCATTCGCACACTCCCGCCGAACTGCCAGAGTTCCCCTGCCGCTCCACGCCTCTCCATCTACGCAGCGCGGtgcctctcttctcctctgcgCTTCCAGCTGTGCGCACATCTCGCTCCGGAGCTCACGACCAACCAGGGCTGAAGCTTGAAACGGTTTAAAGACTGGAGAGCAGAAGGGAAAATAGGAATATGACTTCTAAAGCGATGGAGTGTATGAAGCTGTCGGAGGAACAGATCAAAGTGCTGGAGGACAGTTTCAAAAAAGTCAGCAAGTATCCGGACGGGACGACGCTCATGCTGATCGCTGCGGAGTGCGGGCTGTCAGAGGAGGAAACACAAGTGAGTAACATAACAcgtcaatctctctctctcttgtgtttCCAATGCCTCCTTTTTGTAAAAGTCTAGATTTGTAGGTTGGTATGCTGAAATGTATGTATTATGTTGTCCTGAGCAAATGGTAGCCTAAACCTATGcatcatttaatttataataataatttatactttccAAGGGGGGaacatttttttcactctgttgttagaacacactaacacacaggcctgaaatacacacaaatgctCAGGtcatatacatgcacaaatggagagatgtcagagtgagtgggctgcgactactggacaggcgccccgagcagttgggagggggggggggggttcggtgccttgctcaaccTTGGCattgcccaggaggtgaactggcacctctctttaataataataattattattatttctagaAATATTGAGATCATTGAACAGCCTAGACTCCAATAGATCgttgtaatattttttatagcGACTGATACCATGTCTGATGCTTCAAAGTAAGATTAGTTTGTACCCCAATTAACTGTGATTTCTTATGGAATCATTTATAATTTTAGGGTGATTTAAGCATTCTCTGTGGTAGCCCTTATAGTCTTTTAGGGACTTGTAgcctatttgtttttaatgtactaTGGACCTTCCATGTATGTCATGAATacaatcatcattattattattattattaatatcacttaTTCCCATAGACAGTGACTCTCTGTCTGCTATGTGTGCACTTAAGTGAGCAGCACACTTAAAATACTAAATGACAGATTCCCTGTCAGTGTGTTAAATTGTTGATATGCAGTTTTGTAAGCGCAGTAAAGCAGAACTCAGTGAAATGCAACTATATGTGAGTAACCAATGAATAGTTTAAAAGCAATACATCTTTTATGActttaatctgcaaagtaactagcaGAGGAGTAATATGAAATATAGTGGAACATATGTAATGTTGCCAAAAAATACTTGAGTAAAGTGCCTCAAAACTATACTGAACTACAGTACCGGTACTTTAGTTAATGTACGTTGTTACTTTGCATCTCTACAAATGTGAGAGGTTTTACTTAAAGtggtcatattatgctcattttcaggtgcataattgtatttagaggttatatcagattaggtttacatggtttaattttcagaaaacaccatattttttgttgtactgcacattgctgcagctcctcttttcaccctgtgtgttgagctctctgttttagctacagagtgagacatctttcTTCTATTCCAtatttgttgggagtcgcacatgttcagtaactaggtaaggactactagccagtcagaagcagagtatgagggcgtgtcctgacagtacctaggtaaggactactagccagtcagaagcagagcatgagggagtgccacgctagcagctaggcgagcattataacgtgtgttacaaagtgatgcatgtCTGTCACGGaggtaaaggctggactacaatagagctgtttggagcagtttgtgatcagtgttttctgttggagatggtaagtccctttggggtggactttgggctttttcactttgtaaaccgattacatgcacaaaaaagatatataacacaataaaggaaagggaaaaagccaaaaagcataatatgagcactttatatTACCAGCACAGACAGGAACACAACAACATGCGATTTAGCCTCAGGAAACTTGACTTTATAGTATCACAAGTTAGTGTCAAGGAAGTTTTGAGTGTTATCAGCATCACTATCAGTGTCTCAGTTGGGTGTCTTCTGAGGAATTAACCCCAAACTGCTAAAGGGAGTTAAATTTTTTTGTCTGCAAGAACAAGTTTTTCTAAAAGCAAAACAAGCCTTTGCATCTGTGACATTGAACCTGGAGCTGCTTGAATAGCAGTGAATGGAGCAAGTCTGTGGACAGTGCTCAGTGGGATCCTGGCTAATATATCTGTTCAAATGTCACAGTCTGATGAAATAATCCTCCTAAACAGTAACACTGACCACAGAGGCAGCGGAGCCCCattgattgttgtttttcctGATGCAGTCATGTCCGATTTGAGTTTCCTGCCGCTGTTTCAGCTCGGGGTTCATTCTTATGTCGTCGCTATCGCTGCTCGTGTTTATGCTGCTTTCATATTTGGtcaacgtgtttttttttttaaatctgagcTGCTTTTGATGTATCAGGAGAGAAAATAACTTCAAACACATGTGGTTAAGTGTTTGTTAAGCTCATAATATGCAGCAGGAACTCAATTCATTGACCAGTCAATTATTTTGATCATCAATTAATAGTTTATGGAAACTTTCAAGCAaagaaatgccctaaacattcCTTggtttttgcatttctttgtcttttgtgaTGGCAAATGATGATTTGAGTTCTGGACAGACAAacaatttaaagacatcaccttgggttTTGGGACATTATGAtggtcattttacattttttttctgacattttgtagaccaaACAAATCAATTCATTGGCAGATTAACAGTCGATGAAGATAATTGGTAGTTGCGAGGTACAGATTTGATTGGCAAACAGATTACAAAACACGTGAAAGTACACTCTTGACCCAAAATATTCTTAACTCAAGGTCTGCTCACTATCTTTCttccagagctttcaaccacatcttcATCAGCAAAACATGCTCAGACTCCAaacttaaaaagtgtttttttctaagCATGAAAAACGTCCGGCTTTtaggaaaaatatatttaaattttgatctgttttgttttttgttgtaggATGTGGAGAATCCAAAGTTAAAgcttattagggctgcaacaaatattttcagttacactttacttgaaggtatctacataagagtgacatgacactgtcatgaacgtgtcataaacattataaacaaacgtttatgacataacgcttctctcattaagtgtcattcggtttttgtcatgacaggtTAGGGATAAGGTTCATGTGACATGACATTAATGAATCGTTTCATctatataatatttaaaaaaaattttttttatcttggaGCCCAATGTGATGtcattaaatgtcttgtttagtccaaaacaataaaaaaaaaattcaatctattataaaacagaaaatatttccaACTGAGAAACAAGACAATGTTTGGATTTTTCCCAATGACAAACGATTATCAAAATGTTCTGTCTATCAATTAATCAAATCATCGCCTGATCATTCCAGCTCTAGAGCCtataaataaacacatcatTATTCAAATCAAACCAGAAACGTAACATCCACTCCAGCAGGAAAGGGCAACTACACAACAACTGACAATTACATAAACCATCACATTGTTACTTAGGTATTTAATCTCCACCATCCCTCTCCCACATGTGAGCACTCCCACCATCCCTCTATCTGAGGAATGTCTCACTGTAAAGTCTCTGCAGCTGTCACATCAGGAGCCAGATGTGAAGCTTCAGAGCGGCGATAACTACATGTTGGAAGTGCACTGAAGCACCAGTAGCATTCCtccgatagatagatagatagatagatagatagatcattGTAAAAGCCCTACGAGTCGTCGCCCATAATGAGGGTAAATGGTGAATGTCTCATTTTTGAATAATAATTGTCAGTTGGTATTCTTGTTCAGGATTTTGGCAGAGGAACAACATGACTATTTGCTTAGCTGTATTCACTAGGAGGAAAAACCCTACATGTAAATTATGTCATTTGAGTTGACGTAACATCATAGGCAAATGTCTACTCCTGTTTGTTCTCGAGAGGCTGGCAGACATGTTCAGATCTCATGTCATGGAACGTGTGTTCTTTACATAATTAGCTCTAATAGTGCCCACATTTCACCAGTCAATAACTGTACATCTGACTCATGATTGCAACTTGTTTTTCCACTTTGACTCCAGAAACCAGTTCCCCTAGATTGCTCAGGGCTGGAGTTAGTTACACAGGCACAGAAAACATGCAACAGCATCAGATCAAGTATTTTGTATGCAGGTTTTTATATCTTGTCTATGCCGGCTGCGTAGCAAAAGCCCTGTAGTTACACATGTCGGAAGAAAATACTTGAAGCCTGAAAAGATGCTTTGGGTTGCAGTTATGTGCATAAAGAGTGAGTGAAAAGCAAGCTGTTTTCTTACGGTAGGTTTCCACACAGCGAAATTTTGCTTCGCTCTCATTGAGGTTGAATGGAGACAAAAATCGCCCTGATTGGGCGAGATGAGAACGAATCGCCGAGGCAAGCGAAACAAAGTTGACGAAAGTTTAACTTTATTCAAATGACGATCACTCGAGAACCAATCAGgtccgtgtgtttgtgtttggaggcGGGAGTTACAAAAAAAGTCCGACCAAGATGGCGGAGGTTATCAGCGCTGTATCATGAAAATTttaatgtgattaaaatgtttctacacGAACACGGTTACTTGTATCAACACAAATTGTGATTTATATGACACATAAACTTAGTCAGGGCACATACACAACTAAATAGACAACTGTatatgttagtttaaacactCAAACTTTTCAGCTAGCCGACAGGCTAATCGCTAGCATGTTCGGACATTGGATTTCATTGTAAGCCTAGCCAGGCAGCTAGGCTACTTGTGCATGTAATCAAACAATGGTTTGATTACATGTTTTGTTGGCGAACATTGACGCTTGTATCAACACGGATTTCACAAGCTACAATAGCAATGATAGCTTGCTAGCAAACTACCTGCTAgctacctatgctacctagctttaACCCTCTCCTGTAAGCTGCCTAGCAGCCGGTGTTCTGGCGTGTTGTTTTCACGACCACGCCCCCGAGGCAATATTTCGCTGGCCGAAATTTGCTTGGTGTTTCACTGTGTGGAAACCTACCGTTAGCACCCTAAAAattacaataatacattttagtgcttcaagttagagtttgtgaacttgtctgttagtgacagaggaaaaacaattacaggttcaaagggcttgaaacaggtttaatatcctgtgtggcTGTCGCCGATGccatgcacctgtaacccagtcaagaaaagggttaacagaaatgtagtgttggccaatcggaggagGTTGTGACAGACTCCctcctttggctgagtctctatctaatctgtcaaagggagagcaggagtgtggttgtgaagtttaacgttggtagtccccagagaagaagttggtcatttcatggtGCAGATTAGAACTCAAATTGCTAAATGTTAGAACATCGTGTCAAATTGGtcattattactgtgacttgTGACgcgtcaggtttagttccatcatagtgtcaaaaaacgttagctgaggttattgttcagtagctagatcagagattatcggctaatgaaattactgatttagcagttgttgttttttgcaagccactgtatccgtgtcacattctcattaggggctgagcccccctaaaggttctgatcctagaatcgcccctgtgTCAGATGTGTGTAAGATGAAAGACTTTAaaacaacgacaaaacacatcCTGTGTAGGGATTCCAGCTGTACATACAACTATAAAAGAAACATGCAAACGTCCCCTACCCCCATACACATTCATGTATGTGCAGCCCAGACAACCATGTGTCAGCCTCAGTGCTTAAAGGGGAATTCAATTCATGAATTAGTAGTGCATTTCCATAAGGTAGGGTAACTTGAGAGAtggataaaaaaagaattaaacagTAGGATCCAAAAACCCTGGATCCTACTGTTCAATAGTGTGATGTCATTTGAGTATTTCTCATGACAAGTAAACTGATATCTGTGTTTAACATTGTTGGTATGTAGTACCCCTTTAAAGGATGGGGGTCTGATTTTCTCAAGTCTTTCTTGATATGATACTCCCATGCCCATATATTTCCATTGAAAGGGTTACTGGTAGTTGTATTCATTCGTGACCATACTTTCTGTAAAATGGCCCCCTTCTAAAATAACTACGTTGTGTAAGACAGGACAAAATCCAGTCCTCTATTTGCAAAAAAGCATTCTAAAGTTAGCCGAAGCCAAGTAGCTAATGAGGCCTCAGCAGTCGGAGTGGGTACCTTCATTGTGGTGGTTGTGTGAAGATTTATAGCCTTTGGTTTTTCTTTCCGGCAACAAACCTACATGCAGCTATCAGGACGTATCACTCTGCTACAGCTCAGCAAAACaaactttattattatattaattattaatttagtacaaaataaaaataagatacCCACTTATTTATTTGGCTAACCACAATTGCTGCCAAGCTCCATCTTCATTAGGACAGCAGAGGTGTTTAATTATTTGGCTCCATCCACTGAGGTTTATACTGCAGCTTTCTCTGTCTGCAGAGCAGCTATGAAAAATGTTATCAACTAAAACTGCACTGCGTCCTAATTCCTCTTCCAGTGTTAGTGACTGTTTCCATTCATCGTATACAAAAGGTGGGAGGTGCCAGGCCAACCTGACAGGGGAAGCCTGGTCCAGGGTGAGGTAAAGGTCTGGCCCCTCATCAAAAGACCTGACTTCATTTTCAGctgatgtagtttttttttctggctttctttttcttcctgcaGCCCCCCCCTTCCCTGTGGCGTGTTAACAAAGCTCTCATTGGTGAAGGTTTAGCTGAAGAAACACACCCCAGCAACCACTCCCCGTTTCCTATTAACAGCATTTACAACATGTTTCAGCCTCTGTGCGGCATGTTTGAACTCCTTTCATAGAccgtttttatttgttttcagtgCTGCAGTCAGTAAGGTAGGGTCAAGTTTGAAAGACTGTGTTATGTAA
Protein-coding sequences here:
- the hopx gene encoding homeodomain-only protein, which encodes MTSKAMECMKLSEEQIKVLEDSFKKVSKYPDGTTLMLIAAECGLSEEETQKWFKLRNAQWRQAEGLPAELGSVLD